A single region of the Sphingomonas sp. LY29 genome encodes:
- a CDS encoding thioesterase family protein, with protein MSEQRPVFTHAVTARPEHIDELGHVNNAVWVQWIQEVALAHWYSVADPAHQDGYIWVVVRHEIDYLRAAFDGETLTGRTWVGEAPKGARFERHMEFVGEDGKVRVRATTVWAIIDKAAGRPIRVPPEVVAPFMAQG; from the coding sequence GTGAGCGAGCAGCGCCCGGTCTTCACCCATGCCGTGACGGCGCGGCCCGAGCACATCGATGAGCTTGGGCACGTCAACAATGCGGTGTGGGTGCAGTGGATCCAGGAAGTGGCGTTGGCGCACTGGTATTCGGTCGCCGACCCCGCGCACCAGGACGGTTACATCTGGGTCGTGGTGCGGCACGAGATCGACTATCTGCGCGCCGCCTTCGACGGGGAGACGCTAACCGGACGAACGTGGGTTGGCGAGGCGCCGAAGGGTGCGCGGTTCGAACGGCACATGGAGTTCGTCGGCGAGGACGGAAAGGTCCGCGTTCGCGCGACCACGGTATGGGCGATCATCGACAAGGCCGCGGGTCGCCCGATTCGCGTCCCGCCTGAGGTGGTGGCGCCGTTCATGGCCCAAGGCTAA
- a CDS encoding aminopeptidase P family protein, which produces MTLSADRLAALRAQLSADGLDGFVVPLTDEHMSEYVGSYAGRLEWLTGFKGSAGAAVVLADKAAIFTDGRYTVQVRSQVDGNDFSYESVPETSPAGWLKAHAAKGARIGYDPWLHSRDWVRGASDGLKSVGAQLVAVERNPIDAVWADRPQPSVAKLVVQPDDLAGRNSADKRHAIADWLGDKGADAAVLAALDSIAWTFNIRGQDVSHTPVALAFAVVHADGTADLFTAREKVGDEIAQHLGNGVRLQDRADFEPYLRGLAGKTVAVDPERSVSAIARALEEGGATILSARDPAVLPKAIKNDAEIAGHHAAQARDGAAVARFLRWIDETAPAGGVDEMIAADKLLDLRREHGEVVDLSFDTISAFGANGALPHYKGTEESNVPLTPGSLYLVDSGAQYRDGTTDITRTVPIGEPTAEMRDRFTRVLQGHIGIATAVFPKGTRGSQLDSFARAPLWRAGLDYAHGTGHGVGAFLSVHEGPQRISPVGSSQSGGDEPLVAGMMLSNEPGYYKVGDYGIRIENLVLVVPREIPGADKDMLGFETLTFVPIDRRLIDVAMLSDGERQWVDDYHTAVLAKLGPQLEGEDRTWLEKECAPLAR; this is translated from the coding sequence ATGACCCTTTCCGCCGACCGTCTCGCCGCCCTTCGTGCCCAGCTTTCCGCCGACGGCCTCGACGGATTCGTCGTGCCGCTGACCGACGAGCATATGAGCGAATATGTCGGTAGCTACGCCGGACGGCTGGAGTGGCTGACCGGCTTCAAGGGATCGGCGGGTGCGGCGGTGGTGCTGGCCGACAAGGCCGCGATCTTCACCGATGGGCGCTACACCGTGCAGGTCCGCAGCCAAGTCGACGGCAACGACTTCAGTTATGAATCGGTGCCCGAAACCAGCCCGGCCGGATGGCTGAAGGCGCACGCGGCCAAGGGCGCCCGCATCGGCTACGACCCGTGGCTCCACAGCCGCGACTGGGTTCGTGGGGCGAGCGACGGGCTGAAGTCGGTCGGCGCCCAACTGGTCGCCGTCGAGCGCAATCCGATCGACGCGGTGTGGGCCGACCGGCCCCAGCCGTCGGTCGCAAAGCTTGTCGTTCAGCCTGACGACCTCGCGGGCCGCAATTCCGCCGACAAGCGCCACGCCATTGCCGACTGGCTTGGCGACAAGGGCGCCGACGCGGCGGTGCTCGCCGCGCTCGATTCGATCGCCTGGACGTTCAACATTCGCGGGCAGGACGTCAGCCATACGCCGGTCGCGCTGGCGTTTGCCGTCGTCCATGCCGACGGCACCGCCGATTTGTTCACGGCCCGTGAAAAGGTCGGCGACGAGATCGCGCAGCACCTCGGCAATGGCGTCCGGCTGCAAGACCGCGCCGACTTTGAGCCTTATCTGCGCGGGCTGGCGGGCAAGACGGTCGCGGTCGATCCCGAACGCTCGGTGTCGGCGATCGCCCGTGCGTTGGAAGAAGGCGGCGCGACGATTTTGAGCGCGCGCGATCCCGCGGTGCTGCCCAAGGCGATCAAGAATGACGCCGAGATCGCCGGTCACCACGCCGCGCAGGCGCGCGATGGGGCGGCGGTGGCGCGCTTCCTTCGCTGGATCGACGAGACCGCGCCCGCCGGCGGGGTCGACGAGATGATCGCCGCCGACAAGCTGCTCGACCTTCGCCGCGAGCATGGCGAGGTCGTCGACTTGTCGTTCGACACGATCAGCGCATTCGGCGCCAACGGCGCCCTGCCGCATTACAAGGGCACCGAGGAATCGAACGTGCCGCTGACGCCGGGCTCGCTCTACCTCGTCGATTCGGGCGCGCAGTATCGCGACGGGACCACCGACATCACCCGCACCGTTCCGATTGGCGAGCCGACCGCGGAGATGCGCGACCGCTTTACCCGCGTGCTGCAGGGTCATATCGGTATCGCCACCGCCGTCTTCCCCAAGGGCACGCGCGGCTCGCAGCTCGACAGTTTCGCGCGCGCGCCGTTGTGGCGGGCCGGGCTCGATTATGCCCACGGCACCGGCCACGGGGTCGGCGCCTTCCTGTCGGTGCATGAAGGACCGCAGCGGATCTCGCCGGTCGGAAGTTCGCAGTCGGGTGGCGACGAGCCGCTGGTCGCGGGCATGATGCTGTCGAACGAACCCGGCTATTACAAGGTCGGCGACTATGGCATCCGGATCGAGAATCTGGTGCTGGTCGTGCCACGCGAGATTCCCGGCGCCGACAAGGACATGCTGGGGTTCGAGACGCTGACCTTCGTGCCGATCGACCGACGCCTGATCGACGTTGCCATGCTCAGCGATGGCGAGCGGCAGTGGGTCGACGATTATCATACCGCGGTGCTCGCAAAGCTCGGCCCGCAACTGGAGGGGGAAGACAGGACATGGCTCGAAAAGGAATGCGCTCCGCTCGCTCGGTAG
- a CDS encoding S9 family peptidase: MTATTSLPAPPRAEARPYSYERHGIRVEDSYAWLRDKGYPKVDDKDVLDYLKAENAYFETAMKPHAALTETMFQEMKGRVKEDDSSVPLKDGDWLYWSAFKPGTQYRDWYRKPVAGGAETLIYSENKEAEGKEYYRLGAFSVSPDGKRLATLVDDDGSERFKLVVRDLVSGKVLETVTEVGIGEPVWTSDSKGLVFTEVNDQWRSYRARYHVVGRPVAETKTLFEEKDDIAFSVGVGRTTDNSLIVISTGNNSSNEIRLVPANRPDAPQKLVRPRKADVQYEIDAAHGKLWILSNDEHVNFRVASADPAKPEAWTTVIPGSDRTYLRGVTSHRDHLLVSSRVDGLDQLVLRDYASGKEERVPFAEASYTASFAGNPDYAPAAYRLSYSSMVTPGTVYDYDPKTKKLATLKVQEIPSGYDASAYVTERLMIPSRDGKQIPVSVVRRKDMKKDGSGKLFVYGYGAYGYAIPPSFSTSRLSLVDRGFAFAIAHIRGGDDLGYQWFLDGKLKARTNTFNDFVDVTRGLIAQGYAKPGRVAAQGGSAGGELMGAVVNQAPELFGAVVADVPFVDVLNTMLDDTLPLTPGEWTEWGNPIKDKAAFELLRSYSPYDNVTAKAYPPMLITGGLNDPRVTYWEPAKWAAKLRATKTDNNLLLLKINMGAGHGGKSGRWNALHEVAEAYTFVATQIGE, translated from the coding sequence ATGACCGCGACGACCAGCCTGCCTGCGCCCCCGCGTGCCGAAGCCCGCCCCTATAGTTACGAGCGGCACGGCATCCGCGTTGAGGACTCCTACGCATGGCTGCGCGACAAGGGATATCCCAAGGTCGATGACAAGGACGTGCTCGATTATCTGAAGGCCGAGAACGCCTATTTCGAAACCGCGATGAAGCCGCACGCCGCGCTGACCGAAACGATGTTCCAGGAAATGAAGGGCCGCGTGAAGGAGGACGACAGCTCGGTCCCCTTGAAGGATGGCGACTGGCTCTACTGGTCCGCGTTCAAGCCCGGCACGCAGTATCGCGACTGGTATCGCAAGCCCGTCGCGGGCGGCGCCGAGACGCTGATCTACAGCGAAAACAAGGAAGCCGAGGGCAAGGAATATTACCGCCTCGGCGCCTTCTCGGTCAGCCCCGACGGCAAGCGGCTCGCGACCCTGGTCGACGATGACGGGTCGGAGCGGTTCAAGCTGGTCGTTCGCGACCTCGTCAGTGGCAAGGTGCTGGAAACCGTGACCGAAGTCGGCATTGGCGAGCCGGTGTGGACCAGCGATTCCAAGGGCCTCGTCTTCACCGAGGTCAACGACCAGTGGCGCAGCTATCGCGCGCGTTATCATGTCGTCGGTCGCCCGGTCGCCGAGACCAAGACGCTGTTCGAAGAAAAGGACGACATCGCCTTTTCGGTCGGGGTCGGCCGCACCACCGACAACAGCCTGATCGTGATATCGACCGGCAACAATTCGTCGAACGAAATCCGGCTGGTCCCCGCCAACAGGCCCGACGCGCCGCAGAAGCTGGTCCGCCCACGCAAGGCCGACGTCCAGTATGAGATCGATGCCGCCCACGGGAAGCTGTGGATCCTCAGCAACGACGAGCACGTCAATTTCCGCGTTGCCTCCGCCGATCCCGCCAAGCCCGAGGCGTGGACGACGGTCATTCCCGGCAGCGACCGCACCTATCTTCGCGGCGTCACCTCGCACCGCGATCACCTGCTGGTCAGCAGTCGCGTCGACGGCCTCGATCAGCTCGTGCTGCGCGATTACGCCAGCGGCAAGGAAGAGCGCGTGCCGTTCGCCGAGGCCAGCTACACCGCGAGTTTCGCGGGAAACCCCGACTATGCGCCCGCCGCCTACCGGCTGAGCTACTCGTCGATGGTAACCCCCGGGACGGTCTACGACTATGACCCGAAGACGAAGAAACTCGCCACGCTGAAGGTTCAGGAAATCCCGTCGGGATACGACGCGTCGGCCTATGTCACCGAACGGCTGATGATCCCGTCGCGCGACGGCAAGCAGATCCCGGTTTCGGTGGTTCGCCGCAAGGACATGAAGAAGGACGGATCGGGCAAGCTGTTTGTCTACGGCTACGGCGCCTACGGCTATGCCATCCCGCCCAGCTTCTCGACCAGCCGCCTCAGCCTCGTCGATCGCGGCTTCGCCTTTGCTATCGCGCACATCCGCGGCGGCGACGACTTGGGCTACCAGTGGTTCCTCGACGGGAAGCTAAAGGCGCGCACCAACACTTTCAACGATTTCGTCGACGTCACTCGTGGCCTGATTGCGCAAGGCTACGCCAAGCCCGGCCGCGTCGCCGCGCAGGGCGGATCGGCCGGCGGCGAGTTGATGGGCGCGGTCGTCAACCAGGCCCCCGAACTGTTTGGCGCGGTCGTCGCCGACGTACCGTTCGTAGACGTGCTCAACACGATGCTCGACGACACGCTGCCGCTCACCCCGGGCGAGTGGACCGAATGGGGCAACCCGATCAAGGACAAGGCGGCGTTTGAGCTTCTGCGCAGCTACAGCCCCTACGACAACGTCACCGCCAAAGCCTATCCGCCGATGCTGATCACGGGCGGCCTCAACGATCCGCGCGTGACCTATTGGGAACCGGCCAAGTGGGCTGCGAAACTGCGCGCCACCAAGACCGACAACAATCTGCTGCTGCTCAAGATCAACATGGGCGCGGGCCACGGCGGCAAGTCGGGCCGCTGGAACGCGCTCCACGAGGTGGCGGAAGCCTACACCTTCGTCGCCACGCAGATCGGCGAGTGA
- a CDS encoding class II aldolase/adducin family protein, whose amino-acid sequence MASVDIPSLEGKVSDEEWAIRVDLAAAYRLVAHYGWDDLIFTHLSARIPGPEHHFLLNPYQLMFEEVTASSLVKVDVHGNPVDPTPFITNPAGFTIHSAIHMARDDAQAVMHLHTPAGQAVTAHEDGLLPLTQTAMLIRADLAFHDYEGVAVDLDERGRIVADLGNKGGMLLRNHGTLAVGGNVGECFVKLYFIERACEAQIMALSAGDKVSMPPQGAAELAAGQGGTGLKMAANLLAWPALKRKAYRLDPSFAT is encoded by the coding sequence ATGGCCAGCGTCGACATCCCCAGCCTCGAGGGAAAGGTCAGCGACGAGGAATGGGCGATCCGCGTCGACCTTGCCGCCGCCTATCGGCTTGTCGCGCATTACGGCTGGGACGACCTCATTTTCACCCACCTGTCGGCGCGCATTCCGGGGCCGGAGCATCATTTCCTGCTCAACCCTTATCAATTGATGTTCGAGGAAGTGACCGCGTCCTCGCTGGTCAAGGTCGACGTGCACGGCAATCCGGTCGATCCCACCCCCTTCATCACCAACCCCGCCGGGTTCACCATCCATTCGGCGATCCACATGGCGCGCGACGATGCACAGGCGGTGATGCACCTCCATACGCCCGCCGGGCAGGCGGTGACTGCGCATGAGGACGGGCTGCTGCCGCTGACGCAGACCGCGATGCTGATCCGCGCCGACCTTGCCTTCCACGATTACGAGGGCGTCGCGGTCGACCTCGACGAGCGCGGACGGATCGTCGCTGACCTCGGCAACAAGGGCGGGATGCTGCTTCGCAACCACGGCACGCTCGCGGTCGGCGGCAACGTCGGCGAATGCTTCGTGAAGCTCTATTTCATCGAGCGTGCGTGCGAGGCGCAGATCATGGCGCTGTCCGCGGGCGACAAGGTCAGCATGCCGCCGCAAGGCGCCGCCGAACTCGCCGCCGGACAGGGCGGAACGGGCCTCAAGATGGCAGCCAATTTGCTCGCCTGGCCCGCGCTGAAG
- the maiA gene encoding maleylacetoacetate isomerase — protein MTLPILHDYWRSSAAYRVRVALALKGIDYERRTVDLAKDEQKSDAYRAINPQGFVPMLEIDGHRLIQSLAIIVYLDQTRPQTPLMPADPVDGAHVRGMAMVIACDTHPLNNLRVLRYLDNELRVGEPRKNAWYAHWITEGFRALEDLARPRAGDFLFGDQPSIADVCLVPQMYNARRFGVPVEEFDLLRAIDERANALPAFANAHPEAIARQEAQS, from the coding sequence ATGACCCTGCCGATCCTCCACGATTACTGGCGCTCGTCCGCCGCCTACCGAGTCCGTGTCGCGCTCGCGCTCAAGGGCATCGACTATGAACGGCGCACGGTCGACCTTGCCAAGGACGAGCAGAAAAGTGACGCCTATCGCGCGATTAATCCGCAGGGCTTTGTGCCGATGCTGGAGATCGACGGGCACCGCCTGATCCAGAGCTTGGCGATCATCGTCTACCTCGACCAGACCCGCCCCCAGACGCCGCTGATGCCCGCCGACCCGGTCGATGGCGCGCACGTGCGCGGGATGGCGATGGTGATTGCCTGCGACACGCACCCGCTCAACAACCTTCGTGTGCTTCGCTACCTCGACAATGAACTGCGCGTCGGCGAGCCGCGCAAGAACGCCTGGTACGCCCACTGGATTACGGAGGGCTTCCGCGCGCTGGAGGATCTGGCGCGGCCGCGTGCCGGCGACTTCCTGTTCGGCGACCAGCCAAGCATCGCGGACGTCTGCCTCGTCCCACAAATGTACAACGCCCGCCGCTTCGGCGTCCCGGTCGAGGAATTCGATCTGCTCCGCGCGATCGACGAGCGGGCCAATGCCCTGCCCGCCTTTGCCAACGCTCATCCCGAAGCCATCGCCCGCCAGGAGGCCCAGTCATGA